Within the Erigeron canadensis isolate Cc75 chromosome 6, C_canadensis_v1, whole genome shotgun sequence genome, the region TTGCTCTATTAGGTAGAATCAATTTTTAGCCCGTCAATTGCCCGGAAACATGATGATGCATAACCACAAAGTAGTCTATCTATGGTACATCATGTCTTACTCCACATCCCAGCTAGGTTACTAATATCATATACACACATGCTAATAATGGTGTTTGCAAATGTTTTCTTGACATTTTTTCTTGGTGGGTATTTGAATGATGCATGCACATATCTCTAATTTGTGAAATGAATTCTAGCCTGGTCTTTGTATACGAATCTACTTTAAATGGTCTGAATTACAGATAATATACATTAAATGGTTACTTGCGATGCCTGATATATACCAAGCTATATATAATGTTCTATGCctttgttatatattatattaatatttatttattcatgaaGTGTGAGACTCTATTGTTTTATCACATTATTTCAAATTCTGAAcctctagtttttttttttttttcattgtagCTGGCAGTCTAAGCTTGGTTCCAACCACAGAGCTAGTTAAGTATGTGAACAAACTGCTTACAGATTTACCGGTCAGGACTTGCAGGAAGGAACAGAAAATGCCTTCTCTTATATTAGACAGGAGTGAACGGATGAGCTCCAGGTTTATTTCTGATAATGGATTGGTAGATAACCCTGTTGATGTTGAGAAGGAGAAGTCCATTGTCAATCCCTGGACAGTAGAAGATAAGGAAATCTTCTTGGAAAGGTATTCTCAATTTGGAAAAAACTTTAGGAAGATTGCATCTTTTTTGCCAAACAAGACGGTTGCAGATTGTGTTGAATTCTATTACAAGAATCATAAGTCTGATTACTTTCAGAAAGCAAAGAGAAATTCGGAATTTACAAAAGGGAAGTCTAATACTACTAGTACTTATCTTGTCACATCTGGGAAACAAAGATTGAATCGAGAAACGAGGGCAACTACTTCTCTTGACATGCTTGGAGCTGCTTCTGCAATGGTTGCTAATGTGAATAGTGGTAGCATCGTAGAGCGATCAAATGATCTTGCTTCGTTCTGTAATGAGCAGGAGACAGCCGCAGCTGATGTATTAGCTGGGATTTGTGGATCCATATCACCAGAAGCTTTGGGTTCATGCATCACAAGCTTGGCTGATCATGGAGATGTCTATCACCGTGTCAGGAGATGCCAGAAAGTGGGTGGTTCATCGCTAAATTATGTTGATGAGGATACTTGTTCGGATGACAGTTGTGAAGAGATGGATGCTTCTCATTGGACGGACGAAGAGAAGTCGAGTTTAATAAAGGCTGTGCGGACTTATGGCAAGGATTTTTTGATGATCTCTAGATGTGTGAGAACAAGATCGAGCGACCAGTGCAGAGTTTATTTTAGTAAGGCTCGAAAACGTCTTGGATTGGACGTGATTGACATTGAAGGTGGAAGTGAAGGTACAACGGGGGCTAACCAAGGGGGTGGTGGGAGTGATCATGATGATACTTGCATGGTGGATAGTGGCTCTGGTATATCTCAAGATAAATCATCTATGGAGTGTAAGATGGAAGTTGAGGACCTGCACTCGTCTGATAGGAATGTGGTGTCTGATGTCAGGGAATCCGAGCTTGTGTTAGGGAATTCAGTAATGACTGACTTTGAGGCAGAAAATAAGCCTGGAGGAAGGATTTCGAATGCTGATATGGAGGGAGCTGCTGATAGTGAAGGTACTGAAGCTGCCAACGGGGAGGAATCCCCACAGAATGCATGTTCAGACTCCGCATCAGGTGCAAAAGTTGAAGATGTCACAGTTCCCAGTATGTCTGCCAAGCTTTTTAAAGATGGAATAGGCGAATCTGAGCATGAGTTGCCCAGCAGGGGTGGCAGCAGGTCCAATGATGATGCTAGTGCGGTGAGAGGGTCAAGTTGCTGTCCAGTTGAGGACCTCAATTCTGTTTCCTATCACTCTAGAGGCAGTTCTTTGGATTTAAGCATTGATCATCGAAACAATTTGGACTTGAATGCAGCTTCAGAAAATGTTTCATGCCAGGAAGCAGGTAATGGTTTTGTGATGTCAAATTTGTTTTCCAAAGACCTCAAGAGGAAAACTGTTGGCCAGGATGATGTATCATCCAGACTTTCTTTCAGGAAGAGCGGTCAAAGATCTTCAAGTATAGATGGTTATCATTTGAATCTTCCCAAACGTTCCCTTAGTAATAATGAACCACAAAGCAACTTTAAGCTGGATGAGAGTCATTTAATGCCAAGGGATGGCTGTATACAGATGTGCACTAGTTTGACATCTGTGTCCCAAGAGCAGAGACGGAGTTCATCCTTAGGCGTTGAAAAGCCAAATAGGAGTGGTGATGTGAAGCTATTTGGTCAGATTTTAACTAATAATTCATCTGAGTCAAAGGCAAATGGTACTGCAACTCTCCTTGAGAAGCCAGATGCTAACTTGAAGTTTGTTAGCCATAGCACTCATAGGAAATTAGCTTCACTGGATCTTGATCATAGTAGTAAAGACTTCGCTATTGGCGTGGAGAACAATCTGCAATTGAGTAGAAGTTATGGGTTTTGGGATGGGAACAGAATACAGACGGGGTTTCCATCTTTGCCTGATTCTGCAGTGTTACTGGCTAAATATCCTGCTGCCTTTAGCAACATTTCTACGATGTCCAAGTTGGATCAGCCTCAGCAGCTACATTCATCCTTAGAAAGTGGTAATGAACAATGTAACATAAACGGCGTTCCTAGTTTTCAGACTAGAAAACTAAGCAGCAACACACGAGTTCCAGGGTACCATCCATATGGACAGCCTTTTAATGTAGATAAGTTATTACCTGAGATTCCAAGACGGAAAGAGTTGGAAGCTTTGTCTAGCGGTGTACAACAAGGTAGGGGTATGAGTGCTGTTGGTGGGGCTTGCAATGGAGTCTCAGACCCTGTGGCAGCCATCAGAATGCACTATGCAAAAACAGAACTTTACAAGAATGGTGGAGCCGGTGAGTCTTGGAGAGGTAATGTTAGTGATATAGGAAGCAGATGATAGATTGTTTATGGGTGGTAAAGTTtaaccttttctttttatcacCTCTGTAATATATGTTTGTTGTATGGAGTTGAGCAGTGATAGGACATGATGGCTCTCATATACTATTGCCGTCTGTTTTGGTTtaattttattgttaatttgtaATATCTGGagctttttttttcaatttttttggcTGTATTTGTCAAATGCACAAAATAATATTGTCAATGTGTAGGAAACTGAGGCCAGATATTATGTTCTTTTTCTCTATTCAAATCGATAATTTAAACAATTGTGTTTATTGATGTATACCGAAAAGTGACGTGGTGTTTGATAAGAGTTGATTTATAGTTGTATGTTTGGTGGCAATAAGTGTCGCTGTCTCTTACTCTGTGTGTGGGGTTGATATGATAGAGAGTGATTAATATTTtaagtcaaaactcaaaagcaGTAATTGTGGTAGGTGTAATCTCTTGGCAGCTT harbors:
- the LOC122602650 gene encoding uncharacterized protein LOC122602650 — encoded protein: MPPEILPIDRKDVLKERKPSSSEPVVQIVPPRWRESPTTPSSHPNNVAGGPPDYRRPFSGTRVSVDVGSQNDRKGGNSWEATASPNGNFHSQSDFLNSWDQLAKNNSGGVSTTGGGPRLEKGNSLGSSIDWKPIKWSRSGSLTSRGSGFSHSSGCKIVGVDSLDTKVEAQPGNGTLHSPSGDATPCVTPRTPDEANSRKKARLGWGEGLAKYEKKKVDPDDVVDKEPGSSYGMVDGVSSSETSLPGPSSLPSVSPTVPGNSECASPTTSCSFACSSSPGLEEKTSLMATTVDDDNCNPGHVSQNNTQGLTFKLENLELTEGFNMSSLLDELLQTDTSAPGSGFAMDKLQLWKADITRTLETTECEIDSLENELKLLISSCPIRPASSSFLKACNRKNTEDLRIIATSDINMEKADSFFEEHTAVESLKRESPGMATSRFVEPNSIMDERIESSSKLDIRSQKAECSQDHVGDGMVASCGDGSQVSTVPFGREDELYKSILASNKSIAKSVSDEMSISPVRYVRGDIGRAVDKSLIAERIATRKRFLKFKERVTTLKFCAFHYAWKKDLRVLSVKKFGSKPQKKFDLSSRSGSADHHKHRTSIHGRLSSPAGSLSLVPTTELVKYVNKLLTDLPVRTCRKEQKMPSLILDRSERMSSRFISDNGLVDNPVDVEKEKSIVNPWTVEDKEIFLERYSQFGKNFRKIASFLPNKTVADCVEFYYKNHKSDYFQKAKRNSEFTKGKSNTTSTYLVTSGKQRLNRETRATTSLDMLGAASAMVANVNSGSIVERSNDLASFCNEQETAAADVLAGICGSISPEALGSCITSLADHGDVYHRVRRCQKVGGSSLNYVDEDTCSDDSCEEMDASHWTDEEKSSLIKAVRTYGKDFLMISRCVRTRSSDQCRVYFSKARKRLGLDVIDIEGGSEGTTGANQGGGGSDHDDTCMVDSGSGISQDKSSMECKMEVEDLHSSDRNVVSDVRESELVLGNSVMTDFEAENKPGGRISNADMEGAADSEGTEAANGEESPQNACSDSASGAKVEDVTVPSMSAKLFKDGIGESEHELPSRGGSRSNDDASAVRGSSCCPVEDLNSVSYHSRGSSLDLSIDHRNNLDLNAASENVSCQEAGNGFVMSNLFSKDLKRKTVGQDDVSSRLSFRKSGQRSSSIDGYHLNLPKRSLSNNEPQSNFKLDESHLMPRDGCIQMCTSLTSVSQEQRRSSSLGVEKPNRSGDVKLFGQILTNNSSESKANGTATLLEKPDANLKFVSHSTHRKLASLDLDHSSKDFAIGVENNLQLSRSYGFWDGNRIQTGFPSLPDSAVLLAKYPAAFSNISTMSKLDQPQQLHSSLESGNEQCNINGVPSFQTRKLSSNTRVPGYHPYGQPFNVDKLLPEIPRRKELEALSSGVQQGRGMSAVGGACNGVSDPVAAIRMHYAKTELYKNGGAGESWRGNVSDIGSR